The genomic region cccatggccaaaagctccacttgcatttaagtaagtattcTCCTGATACTTAGTGTGTGTTATGCAATGTACTATTCTTAGTAACTAAGTGGTAATATCTTATGTTATTCGATCGTAActgtaggtgggtgcgggtgccaagCCCGAAGAGTAGGCCATCCGGCACGGCGTTGATCCATTATCGTGAGCAATTAGCTAGAATGCAGCCGGACCAggtaataatatacaaaatttctgtggaagttatgttaattttccttaagaatatgtTGAAATCATTGCTTTAAcatatcttctattttaatttttgtttttccctttatctatgtattctcctttgtttcacattttaagaTGCTATGATAATTGTATTTTGTTTCTACTGTAGATTATATGGCAGCCATATGAGGCAGACTTCGGCCACCTTCCTGACTTCTGCGTCGCAGGGAGGGATACGTGGACGGCAAGGGTGCCACTggtgtgtttttgcatagtagagacacaccacccagatcgtgtccttcgacagtttgggttggcgcaagagcggcccgaccatgttgtgtacgatgatagactgcatagaatagacttacgtgggaaggtggaaaagaattggagggaggagcatgGACCGTATATCCTTACATGGGATACGAGACAACAACGAGtttgccatgcacctcctcagATTGGTGAGATGCCTCGCAATCATGATTATTACCGCTGGTACCGTTCGGTCACTCGAAAGTATGTCGACCGCAACAGCGCTAAATTAGATATAATGGTAATGtgttaaattagattttattgcctACGTTGTTTTTTCTTCAGTACATGTAGGAACGTAGaatcaattgatttcttttttcagcAAATCTGGTTTGATCTGACTGACCTCCAATTAAAAAGACTTTCTATTACATATAGTATTCTAATAACACTTTTTGTTCTTAGTTGAGTATTTGAGTAGATCAAATCTGattgtactggttctttctccgttttagattgaaagccatttagcactgttggagatgcttcctGTAGGCAGCCGAGCACACAACCATGTCCGACGTGTCCTAAATAATGTGGCTGGGCTTGGTGGTGGTCTTGCAGCAAATGGGCAGGCAAACAATGGGCATGAGACTGAGTCAACAGCTACTGCAACCCCAAGCACAAACCCAGCACCCTGAAGTACATCAACCCATGGTCAAGGTGCTActgcaagcccaagcacaagtgcagctaggggccgtggtcggcctgctacagcaagcccaagcacaagtgcaggtaggggccgtggtcggcgTGCAACAACCCCTCGGGTTGTAACTAGTCCCGAGGTACCTGCACCCATCCCACACGCATCTCCTCCACCTGAGGTTCCTCCACCCATCCCAGATGCATCTCCTCAACTCgaggtcccttcacccacccctCCTTCGCAGCCTAGTTTTGatcttggttttgattttcatatgACCCCTCCTACGCACCCTGAGACACCCTCATACCCACCCACCAGCTCCAATGCACCCACTTTGCCCATGACAATGATCCCCACTCCTAGCTATACAgagcatcattacccacctACCTTATCCTCATCCGACCCTTTAGGGCCTCCAGTTGGGATTGACACTGATGTACCGGACGAGCATCCCCCTCAGCAGCCCTCACCCCCACGAGGTAGACCACAACGTACTAGAAGAGCACCCACTTGTGGGACTGGTggacacaaaataggacacaaaggcGGCTCTATGGTATGATAACATTACCAACAATGTAATGATATATCTTGTGGTTCACTTTATTCTTATCATTACACCGAATATTGATTGTATGCATCTAATGTCTTTGCAGCACGATgatgagcctaaggatgatgcccCACAGCCTCCTCCCCCCGCGCCAAAACATTACATAAGGGTTAAAAAACGCAAAATTGGTGAATCTTGAAAAAGAAGCAATACTTGAAATgtggtaaataattttattagaaattattgGAATTTTAAGGTGGGCAATATTTTGCAATAACATTATGCATGTACTTGTGTTCTATTGAGAACTTGTTACTAAACTATGTGTTGGTCTTGTGTGATGGGACTCTTACAGaatctaggaaaaaaaatttatggcgAATGTGTGTTACCATTGAAAGATTACTGCATCAAAAACAGAAGGTTCTTATgttattataattgattttattattattattggtctTGGAACTCGGGTGGTGCCTGCTTCTACACTTGTTCACCCAATTGCTTATTCTTGCTGCAAGTTTTGGTGATGACAGCTCAAATTCTGTTGAACATTCTGAGACACAGTATAATCAAAATAGAAGCAATTAATCTCCTTATTCTGGATGAGTGTCATCATGCTGTGAAGAAACATCCATATTCTTTAGTGATGTCTGAGTTCTATCATACAACGCAAAAGGAGAAGAGGCCATCTGTTTTTGGAATGACTAGGTAAGCAATTTTACTAAAATGCACTGCTTCTTCTTTGCTGCTGTTTTTGCTTCAATGTTCGACTCCATCTCTAAACTATAAAACtgggtttcttttttaacattaatatatacacatacaataaaaaataattgacatTTGTTGGTATGGACTATGGAatgtttttttgcttaaaactcctctattattttcatatatgttCCATAAAACAATTATAGAGATCCTATATCAATTCTTCTATGATTGGACCCTCTGATATATGTATTGTGTACGTCTTTggcttgattttattttctatctgTCTAAAAATGGAGATGCCCTTTTGTCCGTTTGGCATTGCTCTAGAAAGTAAAGCTTTAACTGTAGAGCTGTTTTAGTAAAGATGGAGCTTTACTGGAAAAGCTCTTTAGTGTCTTGAGTGTTTGGGAAATTACTACATTTACACGTGTTTTAAAGTCCTGGATTTACAAAGTGAATTGTAGAGTTTTTTAATTCTAAGTTAACCATGAATTTATGTGGACTGTTATCCAGGTTGGCCCTTGTTAGTGGGTTGAAATGGGTGGATGAAGTAATAGCCAATGCTCCTTATGAGATTTGTGTGCAACCTTACTAGGTAACCAAACTTGCTTGTTTTGGAGAGACTGATTTATGGACCTGAATGGCTGAACCCAATGTCTGTTGCTTTGGGTAGAAGGCGTCTGCCATCACACTAAAGCCCAACCTTTGGTGTCATGCAttcttgttattgttttttttttttttaaaggtttttaatagtcatcattatcaaaaaataattctttttatgTGTCTTATGCATACAACCATATTCCGTCACATGTCCGAACACATATTTAATTAATGCGAATGTCACTTATGTTTAAGTTTATGGGGCTGGTTCTGtttggttcaaggtttttgactTTTGTCGAAAGTGACCTTGTATTTGTTTCCACTGGAACACTGGTCATGGTCGATTGTCATACTCAGACAattttttactcttatttaGGGGTTGGTTTACTTGACCTGTGTGCATCCTCATTaaccagaattttttttctgtCTGCTTTTGTTGCTTTCCTCTATCATTTCTGCAATATAAGGTTGATTTGCTGAAGAACAAGTTTGGTTTCAACGAGGCCTTCAACTACAAAGAAGAGCCTGACTTACATGCAGCTTTAAAAAGGTTAGTAGTATAGTAGTAATTTATGCTGTAATGAATATATGTAACTATCACATGAGACTTGACTAAGAATCTATGGTTTCTAGTTTCTACTGAAGTAAGCTGTTATTAACCATTATCTCAATATTGAAGACATTGCCTTATATATGATATTCAAATTCAAGAAACATGGTTTACCTGAGGGATTTGTTTGACTTTCATTGTCATACAACGCAGCCCATTTACAACAGGGTACTTTTCAAATCTGTAAGATGGGTTTGATTACACTTATTGTTGGTACACGGATAACAATTTTGTGCTTattctatttaaagaaagtttaaaaaaaatgacaatgagCTATTACTCAATTGGCACTTCGTTCTCCCTTAATAATGAGATTCACAGTGAGGTTGTAAGTTCTAAACCCACTAAGTATGTGTGCaacttactaataaaaaaaggaaaaaaaaaagagaaaaaaaaaagcttcaaacATAATGAGAGGAGTGTAATTGTAAGGAAACAACATTTTTGACAACAGTTGACATGACTTGTTGCAATTTGAGTAACATCACTTTAATCTAAGTCCAATGCTTACCCAACTTTTCTCTCAATTGCTAATATGGCCTATTGTGATTAGAGCAACATCACTTTTACATGGGTGATGGGTTCACCATTAAAATCACTTTTATCATACACcaatcacaataaatcatatcagCATTTgcgaaaaatgttttttttttttccttattgttttaagttttaatctATGTGCTTGGGGAACCAGGAGTGACTGATCATTGATTGGCATTCATGGTGCTCAAATCTAGAGGGTTGAGGTGTTTTTCTTGCAGGTACTTTCCAGAAGGcattgatatttattttgagaaCGTTGGGGGAAAGATGCTTGATGCAGTGCTACTCAACATGAGGGCCCATGGCCGCATTGCTGCATGTGGGATGATTTCGCAGTACAACCTTGAGCACCCTGAAGGTGTGCACAATTTAATGACTGTGATTTGGAAACGGGTCCGGATAGAAGGATTCGTGTGTGATGAATACTGCCACCTCTTTCCAAAGTTCCTGGAGTTGGTTCTGCCTTACATCAAAGAAGGGAAGATTACGTATGTGGAAGATGTAGCTGAAGGTCTGGAGAGTGCCCCAGCAGCACTGATAGGGCTCTTCACCGGCCGCAATGTTGGAAAGCAGGTAGTGGTAGTTGCTCGTGAATGAATGACCTTGTATGCAACTTCATAGTCCAAAAACTCTAGGTCTTGGAGGATTATTTACTGCAAATGTTACTTCTATTGGGTTTTGTTGGTAACAACAATTTTACTTCCTTAGTGAAGTGTTATATTGTTGGAGTCAaagaaattcataatctttttaCACAAACTCATTTAGTTGgaaatactaaatttattaTCTCACCTTGACGTATCTGCTTGATATCTGGAGTAACACTTAATGCAAATGGAGTAAAGTTTCCTTCGGATCCCAATTCCAATATGAACCCCATGTGTGTATCAATGTATACCATGAAGTTTTGTaatcactaataaaaaatagcTTATTTAACGTTTTTACTATGTACGTAGGTCTGGTTTAACTGCTTATGGCGTTCCTTTATGAGGTATGCTCTCCTAAGAAAGGAGAGCATGTCTTCATTTAAGCAGCTTCTGGGTATTTGGTCAGCTTGTTCCACAGTTTGCATAACTAGTAACAATCTTTTCTTTAAGTGTACAAAGAACTAGTGCAGCATAGCTATCTTTCCATTTTTATTCCTCAATATGCTAGAAATCTTTCCTATAAATTTCGCCCATGTCAGAAGTTGAAAAGTTGGCATGTTTGTTTATGTCAACcaaatattttgatattaataGGTTTagataaaaactaataacaacttactatatatactttattatgaaattgttataaatatATTCGGTCAATAGTATtacttttttctataaaaaaaaataacaccaatttaaaaatgttataaatataataaaatgtcacaatatttttactaagactcatttaaaattaatctttataaaataaaattttattaatacttaCGTTGTTATATACATTTACCCGccatttaataaatttagattttgaataagGCCTCTCAACCTAACCTTGTTGTCTCCAATTACATATGTAAGTACACAAAGATGGATCTTcctgaccaaaatggaacaaagtggactgaatggaccaaattaggccaaatcagaccaaattagaccaaatcagaccaaatcagaccaaataattagaccaaattatccaaatcagaccaaattagaccaaatcagaccaaattagaccaaatcagaccaaattagaccaaatcagaccaaatcagaccaaataattagaccaaattatccaaatcagaccaaatcagaccaaataattagaccaaatcaatGTTCCTATcccagaccaaatcagaccaagtaagaccaaattagaccaaataagaccaaataagaccaaatcagaccaagtaagaccaaattagaccaaattagaccaaaatagaccaaatcagaccaaattagaccaaatggaccgattttattttccattactCGTAACCaaagaaactcgagttttagagactcgagttccactgggcaaattttttttccccaactgctctgtttcaggcagagaggcagagaggcatgccctgtttgaacaaaattttgcccagtggaactcgagtttctaaaactcgattttcactgggcaaataTTTTTCCCCAGCatcatgctctgtttcaggcagagaggcagagagccatgccctgtttcaaaaaattttgcccagtggaactcgagtttctaaaactcgatttttactgGGCAAAATTTTTTCCCAAGGAActcgagtgtctaaaactcgatttttactgggcaaattttttttttcccagcagaaaatgctctgtttcaggcattgttttacaatgtaaatgcactcaaatcacaacaaaagtcattctcaatatatcaccattctaaacatgtccaaccacacttaatttgcaattctaaccatactactcaaatcacaatcttcatagaggtacattggatagagaattacaagtacattcaacgacaatcaaaaagttcacatagagccaatacaacgtcgtccatggaaggatgcctgaaaaacgtagagtatttacgttaggagacaagatagtaaacatcgaatgaacaacaattatttaaccgatgcataaatttttgccaacctacctagtgtggaacatggccgcttgtggaagcaccgcgggactgcggacattttctgcggttatgcccggaagcatgacacagtccacatgtctgcttcggttgactctctatcaaatctgcgtcctccctccgccatcccggttcttgatccttattcctcactccatccatctcatttcttattcgtgacttcaccggtcgacctttggcccgcaacaatgccggattaggcaaccactttggccccatgggatccctccataatgactgtgacttaggaaccacaaatgcatgctcataagtgctaagggcatggttcaaaccataacatgggtgaatatacgtggtcgaatcaatatgtaaatagtcacatactctaattgcatgtgaacacgggatccctatattttgccatttcccacaactgcatgttttttcccgtaaccgaacttcgtaactgtggtttccccctcctgcGCTAGACACGTTGAGTtgggtaactacttgaaatatcagctcttcattgctaaatggcttgagatagtgtttctcagatttacgcttatttccatcccacgtggataaggcatattcactccatttcttaccctctgacaactcataatggtattctttgcgccggtcgtggaaatattgaacaagtttgctccaagtgaactcaaccaacgcggcaa from Castanea sativa cultivar Marrone di Chiusa Pesio chromosome 11, ASM4071231v1 harbors:
- the LOC142614553 gene encoding uncharacterized protein LOC142614553, giving the protein MDSIKQVEIEAIRKKKKVTGRDGKEKNQDYLPYTYLMSEDVDMWTQSYDGGRRFGAMTTNISECFNGVLKGARGLPIAALVEFTWSKLVQYFHDRRKEYHYELSEGKKWSEYALSTWDGNKRKSEKHYLKPFSNEELIFQVVTQLNVSSAGGGNHSYEVRLREKTCSCGKWQNIGIPCSHAIRVCDYLHIDSTTYIHPCYGLNHALSTYEHAFVVPKSQSLWRDPMGPKWLPNPALLRAKGRPVKSRIRNEMDGVRNKDQEPGWRREDADLIESQPKQTCGLCHASGHNRRKCPQSRGASTSGHVPH